One Flavobacteriales bacterium genomic region harbors:
- the purB gene encoding adenylosuccinate lyase, protein MNIDILSSISPVDGRYRKVTDDLGIYFSEAALIRYRVLVEVEYFIALVNVPLPQLESFDKSLFDKLRAIYQNFTLENAKTVKDIEAITNHDVKAVEYFLKEEFDKLGLEEFKEFIHFGLTSQDINNTAIPLSLKEGIEQVMDPMLNSVVELLQNLSNDWKDVSMMAKTHGQPASPTRLGKEILVFIERIEAVVEQIKSIPYSAKFGGATGNLNAHHVSYPSIDWISFSNYFVADLGLKRSKTTTQIEHYDNLAALFDGFKRLNNIFIDLDRDIWMYISMNYFKQKIVANEVGSSAMPHKVNPIDFENSEGNLGLANAILEHFAAKLPISRLQRDLTDSTVLRNVGVPLAHMLISMKSLTKGLNKLILNQDEINRDLDNNWAVAAEGIQTVLKREGYPKPYEALKELTRKNSHVNQESLGVFIDGLNITDALKTELKLITPHSYTGI, encoded by the coding sequence ATGAATATAGATATTTTAAGCTCAATTTCTCCTGTTGATGGGAGATACAGAAAAGTGACGGATGATTTAGGAATTTACTTTTCTGAAGCTGCATTAATTCGATACCGCGTACTGGTTGAGGTAGAATATTTTATTGCACTTGTAAACGTTCCGCTTCCCCAATTGGAATCGTTCGACAAATCCTTGTTCGACAAACTTAGGGCGATCTATCAAAACTTCACATTAGAAAACGCGAAGACAGTTAAAGACATTGAAGCAATCACAAATCATGATGTTAAAGCCGTAGAATATTTCTTAAAAGAAGAATTCGACAAATTAGGCTTAGAAGAATTCAAAGAATTCATCCATTTTGGATTAACCTCACAGGATATAAACAATACGGCAATTCCACTTTCTCTAAAAGAAGGTATAGAACAAGTAATGGATCCGATGCTAAACAGCGTTGTAGAGTTATTACAGAATCTATCCAACGATTGGAAAGACGTATCTATGATGGCAAAAACTCATGGTCAACCAGCTTCCCCAACTCGACTAGGAAAAGAAATACTAGTATTTATTGAACGGATTGAAGCAGTTGTAGAACAAATAAAAAGCATTCCTTACTCTGCCAAATTCGGTGGAGCAACAGGTAATTTAAACGCACATCACGTATCCTACCCTTCTATTGACTGGATTAGTTTTTCTAATTATTTCGTAGCTGATTTAGGTCTTAAAAGATCGAAGACTACAACTCAAATTGAGCATTACGATAACCTCGCCGCACTATTTGATGGCTTTAAAAGGCTTAACAATATTTTCATCGACCTAGATAGAGATATCTGGATGTACATCTCAATGAATTACTTCAAACAAAAAATCGTTGCAAACGAAGTAGGTTCGTCGGCTATGCCACACAAGGTAAACCCCATTGATTTCGAAAACTCTGAAGGCAATTTAGGTTTGGCCAATGCTATCCTTGAACACTTTGCAGCCAAACTTCCTATATCTAGATTACAACGTGATTTAACAGATTCTACTGTTTTACGAAATGTTGGCGTACCATTAGCACACATGTTAATCTCTATGAAGTCGCTTACAAAAGGTCTTAACAAATTGATTTTAAACCAAGACGAAATCAATAGAGATTTAGATAATAATTGGGCCGTTGCAGCGGAAGGAATTCAAACCGTTCTTAAAAGAGAAGGTTACCCCAAACCGTACGAGGCATTAAAAGAACTTACTCGAAAAAACAGCCATGTTAATCAAGAGTCGTTGGGTGTTTTTATTGATGGATTAAACATTACCGATGCGTTAAAAACTGAGCTAAAGCTCATTACGCCACACAGCTACACGGGCATATAA